One Kazachstania africana CBS 2517 chromosome 9, complete genome genomic region harbors:
- the DPH2 gene encoding 2-(3-amino-3-carboxypropyl)histidine synthase (similar to Saccharomyces cerevisiae DPH2 (YKL191W); ancestral locus Anc_4.293), which translates to MATEAALDVPLPVSTQSDLEFQKFTTSDHDRTSYLGPLSPNVDLPQTLSKHYMIDDLVDFFKRNPQYKRITLQFPDFLVMDSSFVIRLLQDSFKDDEQDRQFWVLADTAYSSCCVDEVAAEHVNADMVVHFGDACLNAIQKLPVVYTFGIPFLQVDDIMKTFMETFKEKNEKICIMGNAPFTFYIRTIFEKLHEEGYQNIIYATINDNLINDNVTIIGKDKLINTEDNVTFELGNRKLYAKDNIKLEESDLQCDYSLFHISIPQDPRLLYLTTMFKSSHLYDTQDNTITTGPFPSLMKRYKYMHVARTAGCIGILVNTLSLRSTKETINRLIQLIKDNGKKHYLFVVGKPNVAKLANFDSVDIWCILGCGQSGIVLDQYNEFYKPIVTPYELTMALKADVTWTGKWIVDFETVLNEIEEQDDAEDNDKDSNEEDDGAPEFDAVTGNYVSNSRPLRALQHLELESPADSKDLIRTVTGGAVIKGTVSTAAARLQERHWKGLGSDFNADVDYEEDGATVEEGITGVARGYQFDVKDATEKN; encoded by the coding sequence ATGGCTACAGAGGCTGCTTTAGACGTTCCTTTACCTGTTTCCACACAATCAGACTtggaatttcaaaaatttactaCTTCAGACCATGACAGGACCTCTTACTTGGGTCCGTTATCTCCAAATGTCGATCTTCCTCAGACATTATCCAAACACTATATGATAGATGATTTggttgattttttcaagagaaaCCCTCAGTACAAGAGAATTACTTTACAGTTCCCAGATTTCTTAGTCATGGACTCCTCCTTTGTCATAAGATTACTGCAGGACAGTTTCAAAGATGACGAGCAAGATAGACAGTTTTGGGTACTAGCCGATACTGCTTACAGTTCGTGCTGTGTTGATGAAGTCGCTGCAGAACATGTCAATGCTGATATGGTCGTGCATTTCGGCGATGCGTGTCTTAACGCCATCCAAAAGTTACCGGTGGTTTATACATTTGGGATACCATTCTTACAAGTTGACGATATCATGAAGACATTCATGgaaactttcaaagaaaaaaatgaaaagatatGCATCATGGGGAATGCACCTTTCACTTTTTATATTAGAACTATTTTTGAGAAGTTACACGAAGAAGGCTAccaaaatatcatttatGCCACAATAAATGATAACTTAATAAATGATAATGTTACTATTATAGGAAAAGACAAATTAATCAACACCGAAGATAACGTAACCTTTGAACTGGGAAATAGGAAGCTTTACGCTAAGGACAACATTAAACTAGAAGAATCTGATTTGCAATGCGATTATTCATTGTTCCACATCTCAATACCTCAGGATCCTCGTTTATTGTATCTTACCACCATGTTCAAGTCATCACATTTATATGATACGCAGGACAACACAATTACAACTGGTCCCTTCCCATCACTGATGAAACGTTACAAGTATATGCATGTTGCGAGAACTGCAGGTTGTATAGGTATCTTAGTGAACACGCTTTCTTTAAGAAGTACAAAGGAGACAATCAATAGATTAATTCAATTAATCAAAGATAATGGGAAAAAACATTATTTATTCGTTGTAGGGAAACCAAACGTTGCAAAACTTGCTAATTTTGATAGTGTTGATATTTGGTGCATCTTAGGTTGCGGACAAAGCGGTATCGTTCTTGACCAGTATAACGAGTTTTATAAACCAATTGTTACACCTTACGAGTTAACCATGGCTCTCAAGGCTGACGTTACATGGACTGGTAAATGGATTGTCGATTTTGAAACAGTTCTAAATGAAATCGAAGAGCAAGATGATGCTGAAGACAATGACAAAGATTCTaatgaggaagatgatGGGGCTCCAGAGTTTGATGCCGTTACTGGTAATTATGTCAGCAATTCAAGACCGTTGAGGGCTCTACAGCACTTGGAGCTTGAAAGTCCAGCCGATAGTAAGGACTTGATTCGTACAGTTACAGGAGGTGCTGTCATTAAGGGGACTGTTTCAACAGCAGCAGCTCGTTTACAAGAGAGACACTGGAAAGGGCTTGGTAGCGATTTCAATGCCGATGTAGattatgaagaagatggtGCTACTGTCGAAGAAGGTATCACTGGTGTAGCTAGAGGATACCAATTTGATGTTAAAGATGCAACTGAGAAAAACTGA
- the SSE2 gene encoding adenyl-nucleotide exchange factor SSE2 (similar to Saccharomyces cerevisiae SSE2 (YBR169C) and SSE1 (YPL106C); ancestral locus Anc_8.590): MSTPFGLDLGNDNSVLAVARNRGIDIVVNEVSNRSTPSVVGFGPKNRYLGETGKTKQTSNIKNTVTNLKRIVGLNYDDEDFEQESKFFTSKLVKLDDGKIGAQVRFAGEQQTYSAVQLTGMFIDKVKHTVIDETKANLTDVCVAVPAWYSEEQRYAMADAVRVAGLNPVRIVNDITAAGVSYGVFKTDLPEGEEKPRIVALVDIGHSSYTCSIMAFKKGELKVLGTAYDKHFGGRDFDRAITEHFADEFKGKYKIDIRENPKAYNRILTAAEKLKKVLSANTAAPFSVESVMNDVDVSSQMTREELEELVKPLLERVTDPVTRALAQANISAEEVDYVELIGGTTRIPTLKQSISDAFGKPLSTTLNQDEAIAKGAAFICAIHSPTLRVRPFKFEDIHPLSVSYSWDKQVEDEDHLEVFPVNSSFPSTKMITLHRTGDFSMEAKYTDKDQLPKDVPVEIARWDISGVQLAEGQESIPVKLKLRCDPSGLHIIEEAYTLEDIIVKEEIPLPDDAPEDAEPEFKEVTKTVKKDTLTITPHTFALNASSLNELIEKENELTAQDKLVFETEDRKNALEEYIYTLRGKLEEEYAPFASEQEKTKLTGMLSKAEEWLYDDGYDSIKAKYIAKYEELASIGNVIRGRYLAKEEEKKQALRAKQEASQMADLAAKLAAQRKAEAEAKEETADAEGDVDLD, translated from the coding sequence ATGAGTACTCCATTTGGTTTAGATTTAGGTAACGATAACTCCGTTTTAGCTGTTGCCAGAAACAGAGGTATTGACATCGTTGTCAATGAAGTTTCTAACCGTTCCACTCCATCTGTCGTTGGTTTTGGTCCAAAAAACAGATACTTGGGTGAAACTGGTAAGACCAAGCAGACTTCTAACATCAAGAACACCGTTACAAACTTAAAGAGAATTGTCGGTTTAAATtacgatgatgaagattttgaacaagaatctaaatttttcacttccAAATTAGTTAAATTAGATGACGGTAAGATCGGTGCTCAAGTCAGATTCGCCGGTGAACAACAAACTTACTCTGCTGTCCAATTAACTGGTATGTTTATTGACAAAGTCAAGCACACTGTCATTGACGAAACTAAGGCCAATTTGACCGATGTTTGTGTCGCTGTCCCAGCTTGGTACTCTGAAGAACAACGTTACGCCATGGCTGACGCTGTCAGAGTTGCTGGTTTAAACCCTGTCAGAATCGTTAACGATATCACCGCTGCCGGTGTTTCTTACGGTGTTTTCAAGACCGATTTACCAGAAGGTGAAGAAAAACCAAGAATCGTCGCTTTAGTGGACATTGGTCACTCTTCTTACACCTGTTCCATCATGGCATTCAAGAAAGGTGAATTAAAGGTCTTAGGTACTGCTTACGATAAACATTTCGGTGGTAGAGACTTTGACCGTGCTATCACTGAACATTTCGCtgatgaattcaaaggTAAATACAAGATTGACATTAGAGAAAATCCAAAGGCTTATAACAGAATTTTAACTGCTGCTGAAAAGTTAAAGAAAGTCTTATCTGCTAACACTGCTGCTCCATTCTCTGTCGAATCTGTCATGAACGATGTCGATGTTTCTTCTCAAATGACCCGTGAggaattagaagaattagTTAAGCCATTATTAGAACGTGTCACTGACCCTGTCACTAGAGCTTTAGCTCAAGCTAACATCTCTGCCGAAGAAGTCGATTACGTCGAATTAATTGGTGGTACTACTCGTATCCCAACTCTAAAGCAATCTATCTCTGATGCTTTCGGTAAACCATTATCCACCACTTTAAACCAAGATGAAGCTATTGCTAAGGGTGCTGCTTTCATCTGTGCTATTCACTCTCCAACTTTAAGAGTCAGACCATTCAAATTCGAAGATATTCACCCATTATCTGTTTCATACTCTTGGGACAAGCaagttgaagatgaagatcACTTAGAAGTCTTCCCAGTCAACTCCAGTTTCCCATCCACCAAAATGATCACTTTACACCGTACTGGTGACTTCTCCATGGAAGCTAAATACACTGACAAGGACCAACTACCAAAGGATGTTCCTGTCGAAATCGCCAGGTGGGATATCTCAGGTGTTCAACTTGCTGAAGGTCAAGAATCTATCCCAGTTAAATTAAAGTTGAGATGTGACCCATCTGGTTTACACATCATTGAAGAAGCTTACACTTTAGAGGACATCATTGTCAAGGAAGAAATTCCATTACCTGATGATGCTCCAGAAGATGCTGAACCTGAATTCAAGGAAGTCACCAAGACTGTCAAGAAGGATACTTTAACAATCACTCCACATACATTTGCCCTAAATGcttcttcattgaatgaattaatcgaaaaggaaaatgaattaaCTGCTCAAGACAAATTAGTTTTCGAAACTGAAGACCGTAAAAACGCTTtagaagaatatatttacaCTTTACGTGGTAagttagaagaagaatacgCTCCATTTGCCTctgaacaagaaaagaCTAAACTAACTGGTATGTTATCCAAGGCTGAAGAATGGTTATACGACGACGGTTACGATTCCATTAAGGCCAAGTACATTGCTAAATACGAAGAATTAGCATCCATAGGTAACGTTATCAGAGGTAGATACTTAGctaaggaagaagaaaagaagcaaGCTTTGAGAGCTAAGCAAGAAGCTTCCCAAATGGCTGACTTAGCTGCTAAGTTAGCTGCCCAAAGAAAAGCCGAAGCTGAAGCCAAGGAAGAAACCGCTGACGCTGAAGGTGATGTTGACCTTGATTAA
- the NPL4 gene encoding nuclear protein localization protein 4 (similar to Saccharomyces cerevisiae NPL4 (YBR170C); ancestral locus Anc_8.589), whose amino-acid sequence MLIRFRSKDGMHRVSCEKTDAFGSLLEKLLPQLSPAADPSTFSVSHNPGEVGEPAVVLMERSVGDLGLNHGDIVYITFQAKSEGAAGDETPHSSSMQASINITPTNVNGPLDVKELAIDEELEKEEGLIPRERSHLCKHGDKGMCEYCSPLPPWDKEYHEENKFKHISYHSYLKKLNETTNKKSSGSSYIAPLSQPDFKIDKGCRNGHEPWPRGICSKCQPSAITLQLQEFRMVDHVEFQKSELINEFIESWRFTGMQRFGYLFGSYKRYDATPLGMKAVVEAIYEPPQHDEQDGLTMDVVQVKEEIQHVLSLANRMGLTCIGLIFTDLSDAGNGDGSVFAKRHKDSFFLSSLEIIMAAKHQLEHPNVCKYSEQGVFSSKFVTCVVSGNLEGEIDITSYQVSKEAEALVDAGMISGSTHPSMAYINDTTTERYVPEIFYMKVNEYGTTVKENAKPAFPVDYLLVSLTHGFPKTDTQSNARFIQTKGFPWANRQSMGQSQDYTELKRYLYNASVGGDFNVLHDQISNFHLLLYIHTLQILSEEEWDLLVKASGNTDFEEPLLQLTTTPGWQTLIMILQESAA is encoded by the coding sequence ATGTTGATTAGATTCAGATCAAAGGATGGTATGCACAGGGTATCCTGTGAAAAAACGGATGCATTCGGTTCTTTATTGGAAAAGTTATTGCCACAATTAAGTCCTGCTGCAGACCCATCTACTTTTAGTGTGTCTCACAATCCAGGTGAAGTTGGTGAGCCTGCAGTGGTGTTGATGGAAAGATCAGTGGGTGACTTGGGGCTCAACCATGGTGATATTGTGTATATTACTTTCCAGGCCAAATCAGAGGGGGCCGCAGGTGATGAAACGCCACATTCGAGTAGCATGCAGGCTTCAATCAATATCACTCCTACTAATGTCAATGGTCCGCTGGACGTGAAGGAATTGGCGATAGATGAAGAACTGGAGAAGGAAGAAGGTTTGATTCCAAGGGAAAGATCGCATCTCTGTAAGCATGGTGATAAGGGTATGTGTGAGTATTGCTCTCCCTTGCCACCATGGGATAAAGAATATCACGAGGAGAACAAGTTCAAGCATATCTCGTATCATTCctatttgaagaaattgaatgagACCACGAATAAGAAATCTAGCGGTAGCTCATATATTGCTCCCTTATCACAACCAGATTTTAAGATCGATAAAGGTTGCAGAAATGGCCACGAACCATGGCCTCGCGGTATTTGTTCAAAATGTCAACCTTCTGCGATCACTTTACAATTACAAGAGTTTAGAATGGTCGATCATGTCGAATTCCAAAAGAGTGAATtgattaatgaatttatcgAATCCTGGAGGTTCACTGGTATGCAAAGGTTTGGCTATCTCTTCGGTTCGTACAAAAGATACGATGCCACGCCTTTAGGGATGAAAGCCGTCGTAGAGGCCATCTATGAGCCACCTCAGCATGATGAACAAGATGGGTTGACTATGGACGTTGTACAagttaaagaagaaattcagCATGTTCTCTCGCTAGCAAACAGAATGGGTCTAACGTGCATCGGCCTTATCTTCACAGATTTATCTGATGCAGGTAATGGTGATGGTTCTGTGTTTGCCAAGAGACATAAGGATTCGTTCTTTCTATCATCATTGGAAATTATAATGGCGGCGAAACATCAACTCGAGCATCCAAATGTTTGTAAGTACAGTGAACAAGGGGTTTtctcatcaaaatttgttacATGTGTAGTTTCCGGTAATTTGGAAGGAGAGATTGACATTACTAGTTACCAAGTGTCGAAAGAAGCAGAAGCATTGGTTGATGCAGGTATGATCAGCGGATCTACACACCCATCTATGGCATACATCAACGATACAACCACAGAAAGATACGTTCCTGAGATTTTCTACATGAAAGTGAACGAATACGGTACCACGGTGAAAGAGAATGCAAAGCCAGCGTTTCCCGTGGATTATTTACTAGTCTCGTTAACGCACGGTTTCCCCAAGACTGACACTCAATCCAATGCCAGATTCATCCAAACGAAGGGATTCCCATGGGCCAACAGACAGTCCATGGGACAGTCTCAGGACTATACCGAGTTGAAAAGATACCTTTACAATGCCAGTGTCGGGGGCGATTTCAACGTTCTGCACGATCAAATCTCGAATTTCCATCTCCTTCTCTACATACACACTCTACAGATCCTGTCGGAAGAAGAGTGGGACCTACTAGTGAAGGCCTCGGGAAACacagattttgaagagcCCCTCCTGCAATTGACCACCACACCGGGCTGGCAGACTCTCATCATGATTTTGCAAGAAAGTGCCGCCTAA
- the SEC66 gene encoding Sec63 complex subunit SEC66 (similar to Saccharomyces cerevisiae SEC66 (YBR171W); ancestral locus Anc_8.588), whose translation MDSDSTFNGTFNGSNNTYSNGTFFEFNEEKVETIPLSFYTPFVYAAIVVISLWIFSMYHKRDQIKKMSELASIFDEHDARDLYFEVKEMADEKKVHEKVIKAALLNRGAEAIRRSFKLKEMAPQIEVLYKNGSVGDEYWQRYQTEIKLNEVEFKETIQEAESLQSGWAQNFVVLCREICFNQALMRRYQSILKRKQVCISEWELNIANDGRLITA comes from the coding sequence ATGGATAGTGACTCTACGTTCAATGGGACGTTTAACGGCAGTAATAATACATATTCAAACGGGACATTTTTCGAATTCAATGAAGAGAAAGTAGAAACAATTCCACTTTCGTTCTACACACCATTCGTCTACGCTGCTATCGTGGTTATATCACTATGGATTTTCTCAATGTACCATAAAAGAGAtcaaattaagaaaatgAGCGAGTTGGCCTCTATATTCGACGAACACGATGCAAGAGACTTGTATTTCGAAGTTAAAGAGATGgctgatgaaaagaaagttcATGAAAAGGTAATCAAAGCTGCACTTTTGAATAGAGGTGCTGAAGCCATCAGACgttcattcaaattgaaggaaatgGCTCCTCAAATTGAAGTACTATATAAAAATGGATCAGTTGGTGATGAATACTGGCAGCGTTATCAAACTGAAATTAAGCTAAATGAAgttgaattcaaagaaaccATCCAGGAAGCTGAGTCTCTTCAATCTGGTTGGGCTCAAAATTTCGTAGTTTTATGCCGAGAAATTTGTTTTAATCAAGCATTAATGAGACGTTACCAATCTATCCTAAAACGTAAACAAGTTTGCATTTCAGAATGGGAATTGAACATCGCCAATGATGGTAGACTCATCACCGCTTAG
- the SMY2 gene encoding Smy2p (similar to Saccharomyces cerevisiae SMY2 (YBR172C) and YPL105C; ancestral locus Anc_8.587): MNFEHNSPIPTSADQPLKQSSSFSSIHAHFNKLSVQTGGGNLDNMENSINQGFTRTVNPLSNGVRAPLSRTTSLMDSIGIQRASSPFTPSKRDPFDALQSQDHTLLNSWNHNPTDFPMNNGPVQVPAPLTAQDPMSRIGDFSSALPSNSMMPGYNTTPGTPSTFTGKRFPAFHSPAVALDPMSRQPSQWKYLDHQGNIQGPFDSSNMSLWFRSNYFQPALQICRVGTSPEPLGINNKFIPLGELMAKLNNFTDPFTCFDDIAATATAIPANNNAKPFKSNTNDNNVTPKAKVESDDFTFDEILHLKDSEGGYYHEVAVPVPVNRKHVKKIDYDTIIEDRKLPEIFEIKETLCYHKLDKNGVPIEPASANQPLVQEVKEIEAVKTSVEAVKTSVEAVKTSVEALPVPKEILETKVEETSPSKSAKQTNDDKERKLKEKAELMAKKLLEEQERDELERKKREEQRNLKKQKKLKEQEEKKSKAKKEAEEKVRKAEEKKQKNAEEEDKDGAQNQNQIPKTTVAPWAGKIKEKPSIKAVSIAELQRQEDERQAKVERRKLEEAEKLSQQILKEEREKQQLKSVLTWANNPSSNSVPININIKSQLKKLPIKSSPTTAKASITPVAKEFEDPSFIEEQKKIWEQVQRTSKTKTATTTVSSNANNNAWTTVSSKSAMTTNKNSTRQIGSSTSIPGLKVKSTPVAASIPAAYPGNASISLRRDFLKWCKSQMKLNQGITATNVLEVLLSLPAGPEAKEIIADTIYSNSSMMDGRRFATEFVKRRVACEKEVNDPLSWSEALALPEGNADDWEFQVVSKKKGRRS, translated from the coding sequence atgAATTTTGAACATAACAGCCCAATTCCGACGTCTGCCGACCAGCCTTTGAAGCAGTCTTCGTCTTTTAGCTCCATTCATGCCCATTTCAACAAGCTAAGTGTCCAAACTGGCGGTGGAAATCTTGATAATAtggaaaattcaattaatcAAGGTTTTACTCGTACTGTTAATCCGCTCTCGAATGGCGTACGCGCCCCATTGAGTAGAACCACCTCCTTGATGGATTCCATAGGCATTCAAAGAGCCTCGAGCCCTTTCACTCCATCTAAGAGGGATCCCTTCGACGCTTTACAAAGTCAAGATCATACTTTACTCAACTCATGGAATCACAATCCAACGGATTTTCCAATGAATAATGGACCTGTTCAAGTGCCAGCCCCATTAACTGCTCAGGATCCCATGTCGCGGATTGGGGACTTCAGTTCTGCATTACCTTCTAATTCAATGATGCCAGGTTATAACACTACTCCCGGCACTCCTTCAACATTTACAGGAAAACGATTTCCTGCTTTCCACTCACCTGCAGTTGCACTCGATCCAATGTCGCGTCAACCATCTCAATGGAAGTACTTGGATCACCAGGGCAACATTCAAGGTCCATTTGACTCATCAAATATGTCGCTATGGTTCAGAAGTAACTATTTCCAACCCGCTCTCCAAATATGCAGAGTTGGAACTAGTCCTGAACCATTGGgtatcaataataaattcattcCATTGGGTGAATTAATGGccaaattaaataatttcacAGATCCATTCACTTGTTTTGATGACATTGCAGCAACGGCCACTGCGATCCCTGCCAATAACAATGCCAAAccattcaaatcaaatactaatgataataatgtaACTCCAAAGGCTAAAGTGGAAAGTGATGATTTCACTTTCGACGAAATTTTACATTTGAAGGACAGTGAAGGCGGATACTATCACGAAGTCGCTGTTCCAGTACCAGTAAATAGAAAACATGTCAAAAAGATAGATTATGACACAATAATTGAAGATCGTAAACTACCTgagatttttgaaattaaagaaacttTGTGTTATCATAAACTGGACAAAAATGGTGTTCCAATTGAACCAGCGTCGGCCAATCAGCCGCTGGTTCAGGAGGTTAAAGAAATCGAAGCTGTAAAGACATCAGTCGAAGCTGTAAAGACATCAGTCGAAGCTGTAAAGACATCAGTCGAAGCTTTACCTGTTCCAAAAGAGATTCTAGAAACtaaagttgaagaaacatCACCTTCCAAAAGTGCAAAACAAACTAATGATGACAAAGAACGTAAACTTAAGGAGAAGGCTGAATTGATGgctaaaaaattattagaagagcaagaaagagatgaattggaaagaaagaaaagagaagaacaacgtaatttgaagaagcaaaagaaattgaaggaaCAGGAGgagaagaaatcaaaagcCAAAAAGGaagctgaagaaaaggTGAGAAaagctgaagaaaagaaacagaaaaatgctgaagaagaggatAAGGATGGTGctcaaaatcaaaatcaaattccAAAGACAACCGTGGCACCTTGGGCTGGTaagatcaaagaaaagCCTTCTATCAAAGCTGTGTCTATTGCTGAATTACAAAGACAAGAAGACGAAAGGCAGGCAAAGGtcgaaagaagaaaacttgaagaagctgaaaaattgagccagcaaattttgaaggaagaaagagaaaagcAACAATTGAAATCGGTCTTAACTTGGGCAAATAATCCATCTTCCAACTCTGTACCAATCAATATTAATATCAAGTCACAGTTGAAGAAGTTGCCTATTAAGTCGTCACCCACCACAGCAAAGGCGTCCATTACCCCCGTAgcaaaagaatttgaggATCCAAGTTTTATTGAAGAgcaaaagaagatttgGGAACAAGTTCAACGTACCAGTAAAACTAAAACTGCTACGACAACTGTTTCTAGCAATGCAAATAACAACGCATGGACTACTGTATCATCGAAATCTGCCATGacaacaaataaaaattcaacgAGGCAAATTGGTTCATCTACTAGTATCCCTGGCTTAAAAGTCAAAAGTACACCAGTTGCTGCGTCAATTCCAGCTGCATATCCAGGTAATGCCTCAATTTCCCTACGTAGAGATTTCTTAAAATGGTGCAAGTctcaaatgaaattaaatcaaGGTATCACAGCAACTAATGTATTGGAAGTCCTTTTGAGTTTGCCTGCCGGTCCAgaagcaaaagaaattattgcTGATACTATCTATTCAAATAGTTCTATGATGGATGGTAGAAGGTTTGCAACTGAATTTGTCAAGAGAAGGGTTGCCTGCGAAAAGGAAGTGAACGATCCATTGAGTTGGAGTGAAGCACTTGCATTACCAGAAGGTAATGCTGATGACTGGGAGTTCCAGGTAGTGAGCAAGAAAAAAGGTAGAAGATCTTAG
- the UMP1 gene encoding Ump1p (similar to Saccharomyces cerevisiae UMP1 (YBR173C); ancestral locus Anc_8.586), with amino-acid sequence MNIIPASSFQSSVSTAQNKELTSNAVDTLPDTFRMQEGGAVPLSTQMNDRHPLESKLRNWEQTERGRQMEQYRQVFGIAEPMKRVMELNIVKSTEFNPLNTSHHTSIHEDILLNKDNSVAWEDIYRNNDGLQSGMMVGNDVHTKIERSLGI; translated from the coding sequence ATGAATATCATCCCAGCCAGCAGTTTCCAGTCGAGTGTGTCGACTGCGCAGAACAAAGAATTGACGTCGAACGCTGTCGATACGTTGCCGGACACGTTCCGTATGCAAGAAGGTGGTGCGGTGCCCTTATCGACGCAGATGAACGACAGACATCCATTGGAGTCTAAGTTGCGCAACTGGGAGCAGACAGAGCGCGGCAGGCAGATGGAGCAGTACCGCCAAGTGTTTGGTATTGCTGAGCCCATGAAGAGAGTCATGGAACTGAATATTGTCAAGAGTACCGAATTCAACCCATTGAATACGAGCCACCATACATCCATACACGAGGATATCCTTCTCAATAAGGACAACAGTGTCGCCTGGGAAGATATCTACCGTAACAACGACGGTCTCCAGTCCGGTATGATGGTGGGAAACGATGTTCACACCAAAATTGAGAGGAGTCTGGGTATCTGA
- the SWD3 gene encoding Swd3p (similar to Saccharomyces cerevisiae SWD3 (YBR175W); ancestral locus Anc_8.585): MFQLKRSIGAEHSEEGQSTAAKFSPDGKYLAIIKNLQIVVYDTVEFQIATTLFTTHTSPISDICWSPDSQCVATASNDFTMEIIHLVYGSLHRLISHTAPVLSLCFNGKGNLLFSSSMDESIKIWDVLNGTLMKTISAHSEAVVSIDVPTLDSSVLGSGSYDGLIRIFDTTTGHCLKTLTYDKDWKSETGVVPISNVKFSKNAKYLLVKSLDGIVKIWDCIRGDVVRTFSDGSVKKLKYTCGMDFFYPNDSEPPLVVSGYEQGEVYCWKTDDKTLVQTIPSEHHLESPIINIHCTDKLMCTLSLNGQCHIWQWQQ; this comes from the coding sequence ATGTTTCAGTTGAAGAGGTCTATAGGGGCGGAACACTCCGAGGAAGGTCAGTCTACTGCGGCTAAGTTCTCGCCGGATGGTAAGTATTTGGCAATTATCAAGAATCTACAAATTGTCGTCTACGATACCGTAGAGTTTCAAATTGCCACTACGTTGTTTACGACTCATACGAGTCCCATTTCTGATATCTGCTGGTCTCCAGATAGTCAGTGTGTGGCGACTGCTTCTAATGATTTCACAATGGAAATCATACATCTCGTTTACGGTTCTTTACATAGATTGATTAGCCACACTGCTCCAGTGCTATCTCTATGTTTCAATGGTAAAGGCAATTTACTCTTTTCGTCTTCCATGGACGAGAGTATCAAGATTTGGGACGTTCTTAATGGTACCTTGATGAAAACAATATCTGCACATTCTGAAGCAGTCGTATCCATTGACGTCCCCACATTGGACTCCTCCGTCCTAGGATCGGGATCCTATGATGGACTCATTAGAATCTTTGATACCACAACGGGTCATTGTCTCAAGACTCTCACGTACGATAAAGATTGGAAAAGTGAAACGGGTGTCGTGCCCATCTCTAATGTGAAGTTCTCGAAAAATGCCAAATATCTTCTTGTGAAGTCCCTCGATGGGATCGTTAAGATATGGGATTGTATAAGAGGTGACGTTGTTAGAACATTTAGCGATGGATCcgtcaaaaaattgaaatacACCTGCGGTATGGATTTCTTCTATCCAAATGACAGTGAACCGCCCCTAGTGGTCAGTGGGTACGAACAAGGTGAAGTCTACTGCTGGAAGACGGATGACAAGACATTAGTTCAAACCATCCCGAGTGAACATCACTTGGAATCCCCAATTATAAACATTCATTGCACTGACAAGCTCATGTGCACGTTATCGTTGAACGGTCAATGTCACATATGGCAATGGCAGCAATAA